One genomic window of Helicobacter canis includes the following:
- a CDS encoding KH domain-containing protein — protein sequence MVEKFLETYVKKIVASPDKVSIRSSQGDGVRLLDVFVSVDDMGRVIGKDGRMIVSLKTFVSGCKAKDGMTYKITVHPCE from the coding sequence ATGGTTGAGAAGTTTTTAGAAACCTATGTGAAAAAAATAGTCGCTTCCCCAGACAAAGTCTCCATACGCTCAAGTCAAGGAGATGGCGTGCGACTTTTAGATGTGTTTGTCTCAGTCGATGATATGGGACGCGTCATAGGCAAAGATGGCAGGATGATCGTCTCTTTAAAAACTTTTGTCTCTGGCTGCAAGGCAAAAGATGGAATGACCTACAAAATCACCGTTCATCCTTGTGAATAA